In a single window of the Micromonospora sp. WMMD1155 genome:
- the ileS gene encoding isoleucine--tRNA ligase, which translates to MAYPLHDPTGAGVPASPDLPAVERRVLEHWTADKTFEASVEARPAGDDGKNEYVFYDGPPFANGLPHYGHLFTGYVKDVVPRYQTMRGRHVERRFGWDCHGLPAEVVAEKQLGITSKAEIIDLGVAQFNEACRTSVLEFTQDWERYINRQARWVDFANDYKTLDLDYMESVMWAFKTLHDKGLIYEGFRVLAYCWRCETPLSNTETRMDDVYRDRHDPTLSVWFGLTADESAPELVRGPVKLGVWTTTPWTLPSNLALAVGPDIEYAVLEREGQRYVVGAARLAAYATELDGYEQVGTVYGRDLVGRRYTPLFDFLVEQAGENAYQVLGAEFVTTEDGTGIVHLAPAFGEDDQNVCNAAGIPTIVTVDDHTRFTALVPPYQGEQVFDVNKPVIRELKERGVVLKQDTYTHSYPHCWRCDTPLVYKAVSSWFVAVTQFRDRMVELNQEINWTPGHIKDGSFGKWLANARDWSISRNRFWGSPIPVWKSDDPNYPRLDVYGSLADIERDFGVRLSDLHRPAVDELVRPNPDDPTGQSMMRRVPEVLDCWFESGSMPFAQVHYPFENADWFEHHYPGDFIVEYIGQTRGWFYTMHVLATALFDRPAFRNCLSHGILLGSDGRKMSKSLRNYPDVYHVFDSYGSDAMRWMLMSSPVLRGGDMAVTETLIRDAVRQVLLPLWNVWYFFTLYANADGHQARRRTDSTHLLDRYVLAKTNELVATVGAQMDAYDISGACATVRSYLDALTNWYVRRSRDRFWSGDVDAFDTLWTVLETLCRVVAPLAPLTAEEIWRGLTGERSVHLTDWPEATEFPADHDLVAAMDNVRAVASAALSLRKAKGLRVRLPLAKLTVASPAAEQLRPFADLIADEVNVKAVEFSAELSAYCEQVLTVVPRALGPRVGKQVQQVIKAVKAGDWELVEGAPVAAGVTLAEGEYELRLVAADAEHSAPLPGGEGVVVLDTEVTPELAAEGLARDVVRVVQQARRDADLDVSDRIVVSVSASDEVRAAVSAYVDFVSGEVLADSVDFAEGLDGFAGEVGEGEQVTVTVRRS; encoded by the coding sequence ATGGCCTATCCGTTGCACGACCCGACCGGCGCCGGTGTCCCGGCGAGCCCGGACCTGCCCGCGGTCGAGCGCCGGGTGCTGGAGCACTGGACGGCGGACAAGACCTTCGAGGCGTCGGTCGAGGCCCGTCCGGCCGGCGACGACGGCAAGAACGAGTACGTCTTCTACGACGGCCCGCCGTTCGCGAACGGCCTGCCGCACTACGGTCACCTGTTCACCGGTTACGTGAAGGACGTGGTGCCGCGCTACCAGACCATGCGCGGGCGGCACGTGGAGCGGCGCTTCGGCTGGGACTGCCACGGCCTGCCCGCCGAGGTGGTGGCGGAGAAGCAGCTCGGCATCACCAGCAAGGCGGAGATCATCGACCTGGGCGTGGCCCAGTTCAACGAGGCCTGCCGCACGTCGGTGCTGGAGTTCACCCAGGACTGGGAGCGGTACATCAACCGCCAGGCCCGTTGGGTCGACTTCGCCAACGACTACAAGACCCTCGACCTGGACTACATGGAAAGCGTCATGTGGGCCTTCAAGACCCTGCACGACAAGGGTCTGATCTACGAGGGCTTCCGGGTGCTGGCGTACTGCTGGCGGTGCGAGACGCCGCTGTCGAACACCGAGACCCGGATGGACGACGTCTACCGGGACCGGCACGACCCGACGCTGTCGGTGTGGTTCGGGCTGACCGCCGACGAGTCCGCCCCGGAGCTGGTGCGCGGGCCGGTCAAGCTGGGTGTCTGGACCACCACGCCGTGGACCCTGCCGTCGAACCTGGCGCTCGCCGTCGGCCCGGACATCGAGTACGCGGTGCTGGAGCGCGAGGGTCAGCGGTACGTCGTGGGTGCCGCGCGGCTGGCCGCGTACGCCACGGAGCTGGACGGGTACGAGCAGGTCGGCACGGTGTACGGCCGGGACCTGGTCGGACGCCGCTACACGCCGCTGTTCGACTTCCTCGTCGAGCAGGCCGGGGAGAACGCCTACCAGGTGCTCGGCGCGGAGTTCGTGACCACCGAGGACGGCACCGGGATCGTGCACCTGGCCCCGGCCTTCGGTGAGGACGACCAGAACGTCTGCAACGCCGCCGGCATCCCCACCATCGTCACCGTCGACGACCACACCCGGTTCACCGCACTGGTGCCGCCGTACCAGGGTGAGCAGGTCTTCGACGTCAACAAGCCGGTGATCCGGGAGCTGAAGGAGCGGGGGGTGGTGCTCAAGCAGGACACCTACACCCACTCGTACCCGCACTGCTGGCGCTGCGACACCCCGCTGGTCTACAAGGCGGTGTCGTCGTGGTTCGTCGCGGTGACCCAGTTCCGGGACCGGATGGTCGAGCTGAACCAGGAGATCAACTGGACGCCCGGGCACATCAAGGACGGCTCGTTCGGCAAGTGGCTGGCCAACGCCCGCGACTGGTCGATCAGCCGTAACCGGTTCTGGGGCTCGCCGATCCCGGTGTGGAAGTCCGACGACCCGAACTACCCGCGCCTGGACGTCTACGGCTCACTGGCCGACATCGAGCGGGACTTCGGGGTGCGTCTGAGCGACCTGCACCGGCCTGCGGTGGACGAGCTGGTCCGCCCCAACCCGGACGACCCGACCGGTCAGTCGATGATGCGCCGGGTGCCGGAGGTGCTGGACTGCTGGTTCGAATCCGGGTCGATGCCGTTCGCCCAGGTGCACTACCCGTTCGAGAACGCGGACTGGTTCGAGCACCACTACCCGGGTGACTTCATCGTCGAGTACATCGGGCAGACCCGTGGCTGGTTCTACACGATGCACGTGCTCGCCACCGCGCTGTTCGACCGGCCGGCGTTCCGCAACTGCCTGAGCCACGGCATCCTGCTCGGCTCGGACGGACGCAAGATGTCCAAGAGCCTGCGCAACTACCCGGACGTCTACCACGTCTTCGACTCGTACGGGTCGGACGCGATGCGGTGGATGCTGATGTCCTCACCGGTGCTGCGGGGTGGGGACATGGCGGTGACGGAGACGCTCATCCGGGACGCCGTGCGGCAGGTGCTGCTGCCGTTGTGGAACGTGTGGTACTTCTTCACGCTCTACGCCAACGCCGACGGGCACCAGGCGCGTCGTCGTACCGACTCGACGCACCTGCTCGACAGGTACGTGCTGGCGAAGACGAACGAGCTGGTGGCCACGGTCGGTGCGCAGATGGACGCGTACGACATCTCCGGCGCCTGCGCGACCGTCCGGTCCTACCTGGACGCGCTGACCAACTGGTACGTGCGCCGTTCCCGGGACCGGTTCTGGTCCGGAGACGTCGACGCCTTCGACACGCTGTGGACCGTGCTGGAGACGCTGTGCCGGGTGGTGGCGCCGCTCGCGCCGCTGACCGCGGAGGAGATCTGGCGCGGCCTCACCGGTGAGCGGTCGGTGCACCTGACCGACTGGCCGGAGGCGACCGAGTTCCCGGCCGACCACGACCTGGTGGCGGCCATGGACAACGTCCGGGCGGTCGCGTCGGCGGCGCTGTCGCTGCGCAAGGCCAAGGGCCTGCGGGTGCGGCTGCCGCTGGCCAAGCTGACCGTGGCCTCGCCGGCGGCAGAGCAGTTGCGCCCGTTCGCCGACCTGATCGCCGACGAGGTCAACGTGAAGGCGGTGGAGTTCAGCGCGGAGCTGTCCGCGTACTGCGAGCAGGTGTTGACGGTGGTGCCCCGGGCGCTCGGCCCGCGGGTCGGCAAGCAGGTGCAGCAGGTGATCAAGGCGGTCAAGGCGGGCGACTGGGAGTTGGTCGAGGGCGCCCCGGTGGCCGCCGGCGTCACCCTCGCCGAGGGCGAGTACGAGCTGCGGTTGGTCGCCGCCGACGCCGAGCACTCGGCGCCGCTGCCGGGCGGTGAGGGTGTGGTGGTGCTGGACACCGAGGTGACCCCGGAGTTGGCCGCCGAGGGGCTGGCCCGCGATGTGGTGCGGGTGGTGCAGCAGGCCCGCCGGGACGCCGACCTGGACGTATCGGACCGGATCGTGGTGTCGGTGTCGGCCTCCGACGAGGTACGCGCTGCCGTGTCGGCGTACGTCGACTTCGTCTCCGGTGAGGTGCTCGCCGACTCGGTGGACTTCGCCGAGGGCCTCGACGGCTTCGCCGGTGAGGTCGGCGAGGGCGAGCAGGTCACCGTCACCGTCCGCCGGTCGTAA